The Candidatus Acididesulfobacter guangdongensis region AGACAATTCGTCTTTCGGAGGAAATGTAAGGGTTAATTTTCACGAAGATTTTATTCTGTTTAATCCGAATATCACGGTTACAACTAAATCAGGCACTGTATTCAAACTGTAAACTACTGTGCGTTGTATAAACATTTTATATAATCATTCATATTATAAAAAAGATTCAGAATTTTTTTCTATATTAATGGTATAAAGAGATTTAAATAAGTTTATAATTAAATGCTGCTGACGGATAATTTATTTTATTTTGCATCGTTTTTTGTATTTATTTTTGGTCTGATAATCGGGAGCTTCCTTAACGTTGTCATATATAGGCTGCCGGAAGGTAAATCTTTGTTATTTCCTGCATCATCGTGTCCTGAATGCGGAACAAAAATAAAATTTTACGACAATATTCCTATTGTCAGCTATATTATATTAGGAGGAAAATGCCGCGCCTGCGGTAATAGAATACCTGTTATTTATCCCGCTATTGAATTACTGAGCGCTGTTTTATTTTATTTATTATTCATAAAATTGTTTTATAACGCTTTTTTTCATTTTAACATAACTTCTTATGACCTGTCGCTTTTTAAAGATTATTTAACAGGCAGGCTTTTGTTGTTTATGGCATATGGTTTTTTTATATTTATTTTAATACCTATTTCTTTTATAGATTTTTTTCACCGTATAATTCCGGATTCTTTAAATATGACGTTGATTATAGCAGGGTTTTTATTTAATATTTTTTTGTTGCATAAAGGATTTCTGTTTCCTTTTGCCGGTTTTATTGCTGGAGGTTTATCTTTTTATCTGATAGCGGTTTTTTATGAATTGGTCAGAAAAAAAGAGGGGCTGGGCGGCGGCGACATAAAGCTGATAGCCGGAATAGGCGCATTTTTGGGGGTAAAAGGCGTTATTTTTACTATATTTGCAGGTTCTGTTTTTGGACTTTTAGGATTTATACTAAGCTTATTATATTTAAATATTCAAGACCGCACAAAAACAACAAGCAGTCGGAGCAATAAAGGAAATTTAATCCAAAACGACGATAATTATGACAGCGGCAATTACCATAGCGAAACAATCGGTAGCGCAAATTCTTTAGCGCATAATATCAATACCGTAAGCGCTAATGACAATGCCGCTCACATTGGCAGCAATAATACAAATCCGGAAATACATTTAGAGAAATCTGAATTAAACTTAAATAATAAAGCAGACGATAATTTCATATCCTCGAAAATACCATTTGGACCAT contains the following coding sequences:
- a CDS encoding prepilin peptidase, with the protein product MLLTDNLFYFASFFVFIFGLIIGSFLNVVIYRLPEGKSLLFPASSCPECGTKIKFYDNIPIVSYIILGGKCRACGNRIPVIYPAIELLSAVLFYLLFIKLFYNAFFHFNITSYDLSLFKDYLTGRLLLFMAYGFFIFILIPISFIDFFHRIIPDSLNMTLIIAGFLFNIFLLHKGFLFPFAGFIAGGLSFYLIAVFYELVRKKEGLGGGDIKLIAGIGAFLGVKGVIFTIFAGSVFGLLGFILSLLYLNIQDRTKTTSSRSNKGNLIQNDDNYDSGNYHSETIGSANSLAHNINTVSANDNAAHIGSNNTNPEIHLEKSELNLNNKADDNFISSKIPFGPFLSMAAVLYTFYGSYLMNIYIDFIRR